Proteins encoded together in one Salarchaeum sp. JOR-1 window:
- a CDS encoding endonuclease/exonuclease/phosphatase family protein, giving the protein MKILSWNVQGAFPPTGSPDRITDQLRFIVENANSPDLLLLNEVTTARRELWHEKLEDAGYSEVVDTLDWDRTLADIDVPPFQDFTGVNGNLIAIHDNSELENLCRQTPSIRDPPFDEATLKHWDTNHPQRILNAEVDLGDTTIDLWNVRTVPGNMYGEEKIKILENVYNRILKKEAGPRILAGDFNAPKAETEEGKVIPWRNEKQDELSKRWQNAERNILTGLDEVGMVDVFRMIHGYGDLDTLDVSHPTGDSDTLTGKRFDHLLASRSLNAEDCFYDADGLTCSDHAPIIAKFYPDFSG; this is encoded by the coding sequence ATGAAAATACTGTCATGGAATGTGCAGGGTGCCTTTCCACCAACAGGATCACCCGACCGGATTACGGATCAGCTTCGGTTCATTGTTGAGAACGCCAACAGTCCTGACCTCCTGTTGCTCAACGAGGTAACGACAGCCCGTCGAGAACTATGGCATGAGAAGTTGGAGGACGCGGGATACAGTGAGGTTGTTGATACCTTGGACTGGGATCGCACATTAGCCGATATCGACGTTCCTCCATTTCAGGACTTCACAGGAGTGAACGGGAATTTGATAGCGATACACGATAATAGCGAACTGGAAAACCTCTGCCGACAAACTCCGAGTATTCGAGACCCGCCGTTCGATGAGGCTACCCTGAAACACTGGGATACGAACCATCCCCAGAGAATTCTCAATGCCGAGGTTGACCTCGGGGACACGACGATTGACCTCTGGAATGTCCGAACTGTGCCCGGGAACATGTATGGCGAGGAGAAAATAAAGATTCTAGAGAACGTATATAATCGTATTCTCAAGAAGGAGGCCGGGCCTCGAATCCTCGCTGGAGACTTTAACGCTCCGAAGGCCGAAACTGAGGAAGGCAAGGTGATTCCGTGGCGCAACGAGAAACAAGACGAGTTGTCGAAACGATGGCAGAACGCAGAGCGAAATATTCTGACAGGGCTGGATGAAGTCGGGATGGTGGATGTCTTCCGAATGATCCATGGCTACGGTGATTTGGACACGTTAGACGTTAGCCACCCAACTGGGGACAGCGATACGTTGACAGGGAAACGATTCGATCATCTGCTTGCATCCCGGAGCTTGAACGCTGAGGACTGTTTCTACGACGCGGATGGGCTCACCTGTAGCGACCATGCCCCCATTATTGCCAAATTCTATCCTGACTTCTCTGGTTGA
- a CDS encoding SprT-like domain-containing protein, producing the protein MTGDSATTSWKSATTSSSTSIKTTGQPEPSSVYGESVQAQVLTATEAMEVCNLSPSKRLVGRPIEGELGDDNLTTKQIRRYANAVVKLDNWPLADVDLEKVTFETRIRAKRRHGVFEGQGDGYSTIGISQHTIENGDWENVKETIRHELVHAWQHQHKGERAELPNGDVVKDIGVGHTGSWYKWEDLMDVQRRNNHYDREPDDYRYILGCSECGDWIGRFRLSNLVREVAQGERRCDSCGALLYLFDPDTGFRVPHGEYSDYAIRDWLDATE; encoded by the coding sequence ATGACTGGGGATTCGGCAACGACAAGCTGGAAATCCGCTACAACCTCATCGAGCACTTCAATCAAAACGACTGGACAACCAGAGCCGTCGAGTGTATACGGAGAATCCGTACAAGCACAGGTTCTGACAGCTACAGAAGCAATGGAAGTCTGCAATCTATCCCCGAGTAAGCGACTTGTAGGAAGACCCATCGAAGGAGAACTCGGGGACGACAATCTAACGACCAAACAAATTCGTCGCTATGCCAATGCAGTAGTGAAGTTGGACAATTGGCCATTGGCAGACGTCGATCTCGAGAAAGTCACGTTCGAGACTCGCATACGGGCGAAGCGACGACATGGCGTGTTCGAAGGCCAAGGGGATGGATACAGTACAATCGGAATTAGCCAGCATACGATTGAGAATGGCGATTGGGAGAATGTCAAGGAAACCATCCGCCATGAGCTGGTTCATGCGTGGCAACACCAACATAAGGGGGAACGTGCTGAACTCCCGAATGGCGATGTCGTCAAAGATATCGGGGTAGGCCATACTGGTAGTTGGTACAAGTGGGAAGACCTGATGGATGTTCAGCGGCGCAATAACCATTACGATAGAGAACCTGACGACTATCGGTACATTCTAGGCTGTTCCGAGTGCGGAGATTGGATCGGTAGATTTCGATTATCCAATCTGGTGCGTGAAGTTGCACAAGGAGAGAGACGCTGCGATTCGTGCGGCGCGCTTCTATATCTCTTTGACCCCGACACCGGATTTCGAGTCCCCCATGGCGAATATAGTGACTACGCAATCCGTGACTGGCTTGACGCCACTGAGTAA
- a CDS encoding small ribosomal subunit Rsm22 family protein encodes MPVDRERLRDTAKYLRGVRPLDPEELADYVEADHRVVALALRDEAADLGLVERDDGTFVPADGSPVRPRFDSVTAFPDEYAFAFEDLLFDEYGRNWQKGDSGKRLRETIRRLKEDYYRQHPVEYDYEAALGYGVYHLPDYYAAVQYALDYLARDGRIPGDLRVLDVGAGVGGPALGLHDYLPDDALVDYHAVEPSDAADVLHSLTDETGSNFHTELTRERIEEFRPDGEYDLVMACSVLSELDDPVAAGEKLLDALAPDGTVLALAPADRNTSIGLRETERELESRGATVYGPTVRFWPGERPTDTGWSFDHRPDIEPPGFQRRLAENAPRPSEFLNETVKFSYSLLRTDGERRYDVSLDESRIAKLADADAHVTNRVNLLVAKLSANLADEDANPVYKISDGSENQDAYAVHVNEDALNAALARAPYGSVLSIEEGLVLWNDDEAAYNVVIDEDTVVDRAR; translated from the coding sequence ATGCCGGTCGATAGGGAGCGGTTGCGGGACACCGCGAAGTACCTCCGGGGCGTTCGGCCGCTCGACCCCGAGGAGCTCGCGGACTACGTGGAGGCCGACCACCGCGTCGTCGCGCTCGCGCTCCGGGACGAAGCCGCCGACCTCGGCCTCGTAGAGCGCGACGACGGCACGTTCGTTCCCGCCGACGGCTCGCCCGTCCGCCCGCGCTTCGACTCGGTGACCGCGTTCCCCGACGAGTACGCGTTCGCGTTCGAAGACCTCCTGTTCGACGAGTACGGACGGAACTGGCAGAAGGGCGACTCCGGGAAGCGCCTGCGGGAGACGATTCGACGCCTGAAAGAGGACTACTACCGCCAGCATCCCGTCGAGTACGACTACGAGGCCGCGCTCGGCTACGGCGTCTACCACCTCCCGGACTACTACGCGGCCGTCCAGTACGCGCTCGACTACCTCGCCCGGGACGGCCGGATTCCGGGCGACCTGCGCGTGCTCGACGTGGGCGCGGGCGTCGGCGGCCCCGCGCTCGGCCTCCACGACTACCTCCCCGACGACGCGCTCGTGGACTACCACGCCGTCGAACCGAGCGACGCCGCCGACGTGCTCCACTCCCTCACCGACGAGACCGGCTCGAACTTCCACACGGAACTCACCCGAGAGCGCATCGAGGAGTTCAGACCCGACGGCGAGTACGACCTCGTCATGGCGTGCAGCGTGCTCTCCGAGCTCGACGACCCCGTCGCCGCCGGCGAAAAACTCCTCGACGCCCTCGCACCCGACGGAACCGTCCTCGCGCTCGCACCCGCCGACCGCAACACCAGCATCGGCCTCCGCGAGACCGAACGCGAACTCGAATCCCGGGGCGCGACCGTCTACGGCCCTACCGTCCGGTTCTGGCCCGGCGAACGCCCCACCGATACCGGTTGGAGTTTCGACCACCGGCCCGACATCGAACCACCGGGGTTCCAGCGCCGACTCGCCGAGAACGCGCCGCGGCCGAGCGAGTTCCTGAACGAGACGGTAAAGTTCTCGTACTCGCTGTTGCGGACGGACGGCGAACGCCGGTACGACGTGTCCCTCGACGAATCCCGGATCGCGAAACTCGCGGACGCCGACGCGCACGTCACGAACCGCGTGAACCTCCTCGTCGCGAAACTCAGCGCGAACCTCGCCGACGAAGACGCGAATCCCGTCTACAAAATCAGCGACGGCAGCGAAAACCAGGACGCCTACGCCGTCCACGTAAACGAGGACGCGTTGAACGCCGCGCTCGCCCGCGCACCCTACGGGAGCGTTCTCTCCATCGAGGAAGGACTCGTCCTCTGGAACGACGACGAAGCCGCGTACAACGTCGTCATCGACGAGGACACCGTCGTCGACCGCGCGCGCTAA
- the surE gene encoding 5'/3'-nucleotidase SurE — MSESLDILLTNDDGIDNPGLHAVRDALAEVGDVTVVAPASDQSATGRAMSTDVQVEERDAGYAVQGTPADCVVAGMEALGPTPDLVVAGCNAGANLGMYVLGRSGTVSAAVEAAFFDVPAIAVSRLLEPGDVGSRDLTIDDYQTAAHAVKYLAQHALGAGVFDHADYLNVNTPIVGQETGEMRITRPSDAYDMTARRQDATHVTIHDRMWDRVENGTVDDPEGTDRRAVLDGHVSVSPLTAPHSTNHHDALTALAQTY, encoded by the coding sequence ATGAGCGAGTCGCTCGACATCCTCCTCACGAACGACGACGGCATCGACAACCCCGGACTGCACGCCGTCCGCGACGCCCTCGCCGAGGTCGGGGACGTCACCGTCGTCGCGCCCGCCAGTGACCAGAGCGCCACCGGCCGCGCGATGTCGACCGACGTCCAGGTCGAAGAACGCGACGCAGGCTACGCTGTCCAAGGAACACCCGCCGACTGCGTCGTCGCCGGCATGGAAGCCCTCGGCCCCACCCCCGACCTCGTCGTCGCCGGCTGTAACGCCGGCGCGAACCTCGGCATGTACGTCCTCGGCCGCTCCGGCACCGTCTCCGCCGCCGTCGAAGCCGCCTTCTTCGACGTCCCCGCAATCGCCGTCTCCCGCCTCCTCGAACCCGGCGACGTTGGCTCCCGCGACCTCACCATCGACGACTACCAGACCGCCGCCCACGCCGTCAAATACCTCGCACAGCACGCGCTCGGCGCCGGCGTCTTCGATCACGCCGACTACCTCAACGTCAACACACCAATCGTCGGCCAGGAAACCGGCGAAATGCGCATCACCCGTCCCAGTGACGCCTACGACATGACCGCCCGCCGCCAAGACGCCACCCACGTCACTATCCACGACCGCATGTGGGATCGCGTCGAAAACGGCACTGTCGACGACCCCGAAGGCACCGACCGCCGCGCCGTCCTCGACGGTCACGTCTCAGTCAGCCCTCTTACCGCCCCGCACTCCACCAACCACCATGACGCCCTCACCGCCCTCGCCCAGACCTACTGA
- a CDS encoding DUF3644 domain-containing protein, which produces MTESQMYKEKSEDSLVLVVEFFNRPHETGRLSSVLLHLNHSIEMLLKSILLRHDYDVRKGNGHTIELGKCINVLCGGTQDDPGLNLLSEDEKITLEEIAGHRNEAMHGNSVIGEQLLYAYTRSGLSIIDSLLKEEFNESLNDHLPSRVLPISGAPLKHLDIIYEEETEKIQELLDQGARDAARARARAIEISNRTQEGDDDPPTDDELDTILDRIDSDDDFDSIFPGVSNLRFDVEGQGPTIKLKFTQSEGQPVHYVSDDEEVDDYVIGYREVNPFDRYSMGIYDLADKIEEKYEGPKEITRSKIWAIVRKLDVHGNEEYHRELNTPYSGMSDRYSHKAINRIIEAIESGEVDPQTAWETHGYN; this is translated from the coding sequence ATGACAGAGTCTCAAATGTATAAGGAAAAGTCAGAGGATTCTCTGGTATTGGTGGTCGAATTTTTTAATCGGCCACATGAAACTGGAAGACTCTCTTCCGTTCTTCTCCATTTAAATCATTCTATTGAAATGCTTCTGAAATCAATCCTCCTCAGACATGATTACGATGTCCGAAAAGGCAACGGGCATACGATTGAGCTAGGGAAGTGTATTAACGTTCTCTGCGGAGGTACACAGGACGACCCGGGTCTGAACCTGTTATCTGAGGATGAGAAAATCACTTTGGAAGAAATCGCCGGTCATCGCAATGAAGCGATGCACGGGAATAGTGTAATTGGTGAACAACTACTTTACGCATACACTCGTTCTGGTCTTTCGATCATCGATTCTCTTCTGAAGGAGGAATTTAACGAATCGCTCAACGACCACCTTCCAAGCCGCGTATTGCCGATTTCAGGCGCCCCATTGAAACACCTCGATATTATCTACGAGGAGGAAACAGAGAAAATCCAAGAATTACTCGACCAAGGAGCTCGAGACGCCGCTAGAGCTAGGGCCAGGGCAATCGAGATAAGCAACAGAACTCAAGAAGGAGATGACGATCCGCCCACAGATGACGAACTGGATACCATCTTAGATAGGATTGACTCCGACGACGATTTTGATAGCATTTTCCCTGGCGTGTCCAATCTTAGATTCGACGTTGAGGGACAAGGCCCCACAATCAAACTCAAATTCACTCAATCGGAAGGCCAACCCGTTCACTACGTCTCGGACGATGAGGAAGTCGATGATTACGTCATCGGGTATCGAGAAGTCAACCCCTTCGACCGCTATAGCATGGGAATCTACGACCTAGCAGACAAGATTGAAGAGAAATACGAGGGTCCAAAGGAGATTACACGGTCGAAGATCTGGGCCATCGTACGGAAGCTGGACGTTCACGGAAACGAGGAGTATCATAGAGAGTTGAATACGCCGTATAGCGGAATGTCCGATCGATATTCTCACAAGGCAATTAATCGTATTATCGAAGCGATTGAGTCAGGCGAAGTCGATCCCCAGACGGCTTGGGAGACGCACGGATACAATTGA
- a CDS encoding prephenate dehydrogenase/arogenate dehydrogenase family protein translates to MDVLVVGAGEMGRWFARTVSNAVAFADVDESAARDAADALGERGSVASVDGETRYGLVCVAVPMDAAAEVIEAQAGRAQQAVVDVTGQMTDALAAMARAAPARERVSLHPLFAGDSAPGNVAVSTGAGGPATDGVLRELEDAGNTLVDVEPEEHDDAMRTVQGRTHAAILAFALAAADVPEGLETPVYEELRSLADRVTSGTPRVYGDIQDAFDGAEDIRDAAERLVNEEFTEVYEDAGR, encoded by the coding sequence ATGGACGTACTCGTGGTCGGCGCGGGCGAGATGGGTCGGTGGTTCGCGCGAACCGTCTCGAACGCCGTCGCGTTCGCTGACGTGGACGAGTCCGCCGCCCGGGACGCCGCGGACGCCCTGGGGGAGCGCGGGAGCGTCGCCAGCGTCGACGGCGAAACCCGGTACGGCCTCGTCTGCGTCGCGGTGCCGATGGACGCCGCCGCCGAGGTTATCGAGGCGCAGGCGGGGCGCGCGCAGCAGGCCGTCGTGGACGTGACAGGACAGATGACGGACGCGCTCGCGGCGATGGCGCGCGCCGCCCCCGCCCGGGAGCGCGTGAGCCTCCACCCGCTCTTTGCCGGGGATAGCGCGCCCGGAAACGTCGCGGTGTCGACGGGCGCTGGCGGCCCCGCGACGGACGGCGTGCTCCGCGAGCTCGAGGACGCCGGGAACACGCTCGTCGACGTCGAACCCGAGGAGCACGACGACGCGATGCGAACCGTACAGGGCCGGACGCACGCCGCGATTCTCGCGTTCGCGCTCGCCGCGGCGGACGTGCCCGAGGGGCTGGAGACGCCGGTGTACGAGGAACTGCGTTCGCTCGCGGATCGCGTGACGAGCGGGACGCCGCGCGTCTACGGCGACATTCAGGACGCGTTCGACGGCGCGGAGGACATCCGGGACGCCGCAGAGCGACTGGTGAACGAGGAGTTCACGGAGGTGTACGAGGATGCCGGTCGATAG
- a CDS encoding 26S protease regulatory subunit, which yields MDPRYDDSDEEEQSEETTTHDGSDQEEETGDSTTGLIETYIDTNDYQFDWVTGTGVEMADVGGLDEVNEELRQDIVRPMREEPKKAERFDIPLPNVLLHGPPGTGKTYLAKALATELGFPFVSLSGSDVTSKWVNESADQVGQLFDEAEDLAEETGGAVIFLDELDSVLPERELDSHGEDRKVVNEFLSHLQESARKRVLFIGATNRRDDLDKAATRNGRIDKEAYIGEPDYDARVEIFRVQLARRPNSLSESELEDLAAATEGVVAADIESMVNQAARNAAYGRNGDQIEFQDLKHQLN from the coding sequence GTGGATCCCCGTTACGACGATTCGGATGAGGAAGAACAATCTGAAGAGACAACTACGCACGATGGGAGCGATCAGGAGGAAGAAACTGGTGACTCGACCACCGGCCTGATCGAGACATATATCGATACCAACGACTATCAGTTCGACTGGGTCACAGGAACGGGCGTGGAGATGGCTGACGTCGGGGGGCTGGACGAGGTGAATGAAGAACTGCGACAGGACATCGTCCGGCCGATGCGAGAGGAACCGAAGAAGGCCGAGAGATTCGACATCCCGCTGCCGAACGTGCTCCTTCACGGCCCTCCAGGAACCGGGAAGACCTACTTGGCGAAGGCACTCGCCACAGAACTCGGGTTCCCATTCGTGAGTCTGAGCGGTAGCGACGTGACAAGCAAGTGGGTTAACGAGAGCGCTGACCAAGTCGGGCAACTATTCGACGAAGCTGAAGATTTGGCTGAAGAGACCGGAGGTGCGGTGATATTCCTTGACGAACTCGATTCGGTCCTCCCAGAAAGAGAGTTGGACAGCCATGGGGAAGACCGCAAGGTCGTCAACGAGTTCCTGAGCCACCTTCAAGAGTCCGCGCGGAAGCGAGTCCTGTTTATTGGCGCGACCAATAGGCGCGATGATCTCGACAAGGCAGCGACGAGGAATGGTCGCATCGACAAAGAGGCATACATCGGTGAGCCTGACTACGACGCAAGGGTCGAGATATTCAGGGTACAGTTAGCCAGACGGCCGAACTCGCTCAGCGAAAGCGAATTGGAAGACTTAGCCGCCGCAACTGAAGGTGTAGTGGCTGCGGATATCGAGTCAATGGTAAACCAGGCGGCACGAAACGCAGCTTATGGCCGTAACGGTGACCAAATCGAGTTCCAGGATCTGAAACACCAACTCAATTGA